TTTGAGTTTAAATCAATTTCAAAATTTAGACGAAAATTGGGTTTATCATTAATTTTGGGTGGAGGCGGTGTAACGCTTGAAGAGCTTTGTAATGCATACTCATCACTTGCTTCTGACGGGTTTTTCAGAAAATCTTATTACACCTTATCAAAAAGCAATATAAAGCCTAAAAGGTTGATAAGTCCTGAAGCGGCATACCTGATCAGCGAAATTCTCACCAAACATTCAAGACCTGATATGCCGGCACACTTCAGAACTAAGAAAGGTTTGCCGAAAATCGCATGGAAAACAGGTACATCTCAGGGGCGGAGAGATGGCTGGGCTATTGGTTACAATAAATTATACACTCTTGGGGTTTGGACAGGCAACTTCTCAGGAAAGCCGAATTCTATGATTTCGGGAGCTGACATTGCTGTTCCGATGCTTTTTGAATTATTTAGCACACTTCCGCATCAGGTTACTGAACAAATTTTTAGCAAACCATCAAATATTGATGAGCGTTTGGTTGATGCTGTAACCGGACTTTTACCTTCAGAATTATCTGATAAAATCACGACTGATTATTATATACCTGAAGTATCATTAAGCAAGAAAACTGATCATCTTGTGAAAATTTGGGTATCAAATGATGAGAGAATTTCATACTGTTCGGATTGCATGCCATCCGAGAATATCAAATCACAAATCTACGAAATTTATCCGATTGAACTAAAATTATATTATAATTCAATTAATTTCAAAACGCAATTTATACCTCCTCATAATCCTGATTGCACTGCCTTCCAGCCGGGTATGAATCCATTAATTACAAGCCCACTTAAAAATTCAGAGTATATTCTGGAGAAAGATTCTAATGATGGAATTCCTCTTAAAGCAGGTCTGGATAAGGATGCAGGCAAATCATATTGGTTTGTAAACGGTAAGTTCCTTGAAAGTACTAATTCTAATCAATCTACAATTTGGAAACCTGAAGTTAGTGGTAAATATTCCATTACTTGTATTGATGACAGAGGTCGTTCAAATGATGTGAAAATATCTGTTAAGATATATTAAGATTGTCAATTATCATTTCTGCAGCAATTTTTCCGCTTAGTGATGCACCTTCAATTGTAGCAGGTAGTTTGGTATTTGTCCAGTCACCTGCGAGGAAAAAATTATTAATGTGAGTTTTAGCAAAAGGTCGAATTTTTTCAGACTCAGGATCTGCTATAAAAGTAGCAAATTTTTCGGTAATAATTCGATAATGTAATATGTTACTCTGAGAAAAATCAGGAAACAGCTTTTTTATATCCTCAGTGATCATTTCAATTACTTCGCCCTGTTTTAATTTTGATAATTCAAATGCCGAACTGACTGTGATAGAATATGAGAATGGATAAGTTTTTGAAAGCCCTTCTTTAATTAATTTGTTACGGTTAAATATCCATTGAATATCTGTTCCTAAAGCCGATATGAAATCCTCTGAAAAAATTTCCACATCAGTCCAAATATATGCAGATAATATTGGAGAGTATTTAAACTTTTCAAGATAGGCAAATGAAGGTTTCAGCTCTTCAGGTAAAATTTTAAAAAGTGAAAATGGCTGTAATGCTGAAATGATATAATCTGCCTGATAATTTTCTCCGTTTGTGGTTGTCACTGAAAGAGTTGATTCATTTGAAAAATAAATTTTATCAATCTTTTTCGAGGTAAATATTTCTACACCTTGCGATTTTAGTTTATTTATTAAGGGCTCCAATAAATATTTAAAATCTGATTTTGGGAGAATTAATTTTGAGTTATCAAGGTTTTCTATGAAAGCACGTTTAAGTATTTTAACCAAAATTTCTGCCGATGCTATTTTAATCGGACAGTTCATCGTTGCAATAATGAAAGGTTCCCAAAATCTTATTATAGCTTCATCAGTTTGATTGTATTTTTTAAGAAAACTCAGGCAAGTCAAATTTTCAATATCATTAATTTGATTATTCTCGATTTTGCGAATTAGTTTTATGATATTAATTTTTGAATTTATACTCAAACCGCCAAGCATAAGAAAACCAAGAATAAATCCTGCTTTTCCGGGAAGAAAACCTGCAAAAAGTCTGGATTTATTTTGATTTGTATCATAATAAACAACTTCAAGAGATTTTTGGATATTGAGTAAATTTAGAGTATCGCATTCTTTAATCAGCTCAAGGAAAGTATGATATGCCGTCATAAGCGCATGCTGACCATTATCAATCATATCGCCAGATTTAGAATCAAAAAGGGCAGTTAACCTGCCCCCTAAATTATTTACAGCTTCAAAAATTTTGACCTGAAATCCTGCTTTAGAGAGATTAAATGCCGCTGTTATTCCGGCAATACCACCTCCTACAATAAGCACAGATTTCATATCAGTTTACCTTCTGTCGCCTCTTCTGTCACGGTCGCGACCGCCTCTGTCATTTCTGCCACGGTCGTTTCTGTCTCTGTCACGATTGTCAGAATCAGGTCTTGGAGTCCATTCTCTTTCTTCCGGCATACCGGCAGGACGTTCAAGAAGTGCCTTGCGACTTAGTCTGTATTTTCCGTCACGTGTAATTTCAAGTAATTTTACTTCGAATTTATCACCTGCTTTTACAACATCGGAAACATTTTCAATTCTCTCGTGAGCTACTTGAGAAATGTGAAGTAAACCTTGAGTTTTTGGCAAAAATTCCATCAGAGCACCAAGTCCTTCGCGAACTTCTTTGACGGTTGCCATATATATTTCACCTTCCTGTGGTTTTTTGGTCAGACCTCTGATAACAGCAATTGCCTGTTCGCTTGCTTCTTTACTTGCAGAAGCAACAAGCACAGTACCATCATCTTCGATATTGATTTCCACTCCATAATCCTTACAGATGCCGCGAATAGTCTCACCACCGCTGCCAATTACTGCACCAATTGTATCTTGTGGAATTTGAATAGATGTAAATCTAGGAGCGAATTCGGAAATGTCTTCACGTTGGGCATTTAATGTTTCGTTCATTATACCGAGTATATGCATTCTGCCTTTAAGAGCCTGCTCAAGAGCCTCAGCCATGATACTTGTTGAAAGGCCTTCTATTTTGATATCCATTTGACAAGCTGTAATACCGTCAGCAGTACCTGTAACTTTGAAGTCCATATCGCCTAGAAAATCTTCATCACCAAGAATATCGCTGAGCACAGCTACTTTTTCATCTTCTTTTATCAAGCCCATTGCAATTCCGGCAACCGGCTTTTTAAGTGGTACGCCGGCATCGAATAATGCAAGAGTACCTGCACAGACAGTAGCCATAGATGATGAGCCGTTTGATTCAAGTATATCTGAAACGATACGTATTGTATAAGGGAATTCAGTTGCTTCGGGCATCATTCCTTTCAAAGCTCTCCATGCAAGATTTCCATGACCAACTTCACGTCTGCTAACTCCCATTCTGCCAACTTCACCGGTCGAAAATGGCGGGAAATTGTAATGCAGGAGGAAACGCTCAGTGTACATAGGCAGTAAGCCTTCAATCATCTGTTCATCACGGTTTGTACCTAATGTAACAGATGTCAGACTCTGAGTTTCACCTCTTGTAAATAATGCAGAGCCGTGATTTCTTGGTAGTAATCCAACTTCGCAGGCAATCGGTCTGATGTCGCGGGTTGTTCTTCCGTCAAGACGTTTGCCTTCTTCGAGAATCATATTTCTCATATATTTTTTCTCGAGACTGCTTACGATTTTTCCGGTAATTTTTTCAAGTCTGGGTGCCCATTCTTCATTTTCGCCGTGAACTTCAGTAGCTTTTACAAGAGCTTGTTCTAAAATAGCGGAGCGTTGCTCATTGCGTTCTTCTTTGGTCGAAACATTATGCACATAAGAATGAAGTACTTCATGAATTTCATTCTGTATCAGTTCTTCAATTCCTTCAGGTATTGAATCAATTATTAATTCGCGCTTAACCGGAGCACCATCTTCGATTAACATTCTTTGTAATGCATTTAATTCTTTGACTTTATTATGACCGAATTCCAAAGCAGCAATAAATTCTCCTTCAGAAATTTCTTTCGATTCACCTTCAACCATTAAAATGGCGGAATCACTTCCGGCTACAGTAATATCAATATCTGAAAGTTTTAATAATTCA
This is a stretch of genomic DNA from Ignavibacteriota bacterium. It encodes these proteins:
- the hpnE gene encoding hydroxysqualene dehydroxylase HpnE, encoding MKSVLIVGGGIAGITAAFNLSKAGFQVKIFEAVNNLGGRLTALFDSKSGDMIDNGQHALMTAYHTFLELIKECDTLNLLNIQKSLEVVYYDTNQNKSRLFAGFLPGKAGFILGFLMLGGLSINSKINIIKLIRKIENNQINDIENLTCLSFLKKYNQTDEAIIRFWEPFIIATMNCPIKIASAEILVKILKRAFIENLDNSKLILPKSDFKYLLEPLINKLKSQGVEIFTSKKIDKIYFSNESTLSVTTTNGENYQADYIISALQPFSLFKILPEELKPSFAYLEKFKYSPILSAYIWTDVEIFSEDFISALGTDIQWIFNRNKLIKEGLSKTYPFSYSITVSSAFELSKLKQGEVIEMITEDIKKLFPDFSQSNILHYRIITEKFATFIADPESEKIRPFAKTHINNFFLAGDWTNTKLPATIEGASLSGKIAAEMIIDNLNIS
- the pnp gene encoding polyribonucleotide nucleotidyltransferase, producing MQHKKVSINFDGKEYSLEVGKFAKFANGAVMVRCEDTMVLVTATAAETPKTDIDFLPLQVEYREKTSAAGKIPGGFLKREGRPTDKEVLSARLIDRPIRPLIPKGWTYETQLIANVFSADPGVDPDTLGAVGASAALLISDIPFNGPISEVKVGRIDGEFVANPSYELLKLSDIDITVAGSDSAILMVEGESKEISEGEFIAALEFGHNKVKELNALQRMLIEDGAPVKRELIIDSIPEGIEELIQNEIHEVLHSYVHNVSTKEERNEQRSAILEQALVKATEVHGENEEWAPRLEKITGKIVSSLEKKYMRNMILEEGKRLDGRTTRDIRPIACEVGLLPRNHGSALFTRGETQSLTSVTLGTNRDEQMIEGLLPMYTERFLLHYNFPPFSTGEVGRMGVSRREVGHGNLAWRALKGMMPEATEFPYTIRIVSDILESNGSSSMATVCAGTLALFDAGVPLKKPVAGIAMGLIKEDEKVAVLSDILGDEDFLGDMDFKVTGTADGITACQMDIKIEGLSTSIMAEALEQALKGRMHILGIMNETLNAQREDISEFAPRFTSIQIPQDTIGAVIGSGGETIRGICKDYGVEINIEDDGTVLVASASKEASEQAIAVIRGLTKKPQEGEIYMATVKEVREGLGALMEFLPKTQGLLHISQVAHERIENVSDVVKAGDKFEVKLLEITRDGKYRLSRKALLERPAGMPEEREWTPRPDSDNRDRDRNDRGRNDRGGRDRDRRGDRR